The Sulfitobacter indolifex genome contains the following window.
CGCAACGATGTGACCGTGGTCGACAGCAATGCAGAATTGATCCGCCGCGCCACTGACACGCTGGATGTGCAGGGCATCGCCGGTTTTGCCAGCTACCCTGATGTGCTGGACCGTGCAGGCGCGCGAGACGCCGAGATGATCATCGCCGCGACCCATTCCGATGAGGTCAATATGGTGACCTGTCAGGTGGCGCATTCGGTCTTTGGCATCAACCGCAAGATCGCGCGGTTGCGCAGCCAGTCCTATCTGGATGCCATTTATTCCGACCTCTACCGCCGCGATCACATGCCGATCGACGTCGTGATCTCGCCAGAGAAAGAAGTCGCAACCGCCGCACTTCAGCGCCTCAGCGCGCCGGCGGCTTTCGACACCGAGATTTTCATGGACGGGCAGGCGCAGCTTTTGGGCATTAACATCGACAGCGATTGCCCGGTGGTGAACACGCCGCTGCGTCAGTTGACCGATCTCTTCTCAACCCTGCGCGCCGTGGTCGTGGGGGTGCGCCGCGATGGCACGCTTTTCGCGCCCGAGGCGAAAGACCAGCTGTTCGTTGGCGATGACTGCTATGTCTTTTCGCATCACGATGACATCGCCCGCACGATGGAGATTTTCGGCAAGCAGACCACCAAGCAAGAACGTGTTGTGCTTGTGGGTGGCGGCAATGTCGGGTTGACCGTGGCCCAACACCTTGAGGCCGGGCCGCTGCGCGTGCGCACCAAGATGATCGAGAAAAATCGCAAATCCGCCGAACGCGCCGCCGAGGCGTTAGAGCGGACCATCGTGCTGCACGGGGATGGCCTTGATGCGGCCTTGCTTGCCGAAGCAGGGATCAGCCGCGCCGATGCGATGCTGGCGGTGACGGACGACGATAAGACTAACATGCTGTCTTGCGTGCGCGCCAAGGCCGAAGGCTGCCCCTATGTGATCGCGCTGATCAATGACCCGACGTTGGTGCCGCTGATGACCCACCTTGGGATCGACGCCTATATCAACCCGCGTGCCACGACCGTTAGCTCGATCCTGCGCCACATCCGTCATGGGCGGGTGCGGGCGGTCTATTCCATCGGCGATGCCGAGGCCGAGGTGATTGAGGCCGAGGTACTCTCCACTTCGCCCCTCGCGGGCAAGAAAGTTTCAGATATCGACTTCCCCGAAGGCGTGCTGATCGGCATGCTGCGCAAAGAAGGTAAAGTGATCCGCCCCATGGGCAGCACCCGGATTGATGAGGGCGATGTGGTAGCACTCTTTGCTTTGGCCGAAGACGTGCCGCGGGTTGAGCAGCTTTTGCAGGTCTCGATCGACTTTTTCTAAGCGCAGGAGCGCCGTGTGACGCAACCGACCAGCATCCGTCCCACCGGCAACCGCCCGACCGGCATCCGCCGCGAGATCGTGCAGCTGCCGCTGTTCCTGCAATTGTTCGGCGTCTCTGCTGTGTCGATGATCCTGCCCTCAATTCACGGGCTGGTGGTGAATGACCACCTGGCCAGCCGCGCCTTTCTCTATGCGGGTCTGTTGGGACTTGTCGCCTTTACGCTCATTGCCATCGCCCATGCCGGGCGCAAACCCTTGGACGGCGCACTTGGGCCGCTCTTGTCGCTGCTCTCTGCCTTTGTGTTTCTGCCAGTTTTTTTCGCAGTGCCTTTCCTTGAGGCGCTGCCGACCACGCGCTTTGTGAATGTCTATTTCGAAATGGTCAGCGCCCTGACCACCACGGGCGCTACGATGTTCGAAAACCCCGCACGGCTGAGTAACACGCTGCATCTGTGGCGTGCGCAGGTCGGCTGGATGGGCGGCTTGCTCATGTGGGTCACGGCGTCGGCGATTCTGGCACCGTTGCACTTGGGTGGGTTTGAGGTGACCGCACAGGCCGAACCCGGTCGGCCCGATGACCGTATGGGCGCTCGGATGGGCAAGATCACCCCGCGCCAACGCCTGCTGCGGACAACACAGGCATTGCTGCCGATCTACACCGGGCTGACGCTGCTGCTTTGGCTCTTGCTGGTAATCGGTGGAGAGACGGCCTTGGTGGCGCTTTGTCACGCGATGTCGGTGATGGCGACTTCTGGCATTTCGCCTATCGGCGGGGTCGATAATGCGCAGATTGGGGTCTCAGGCGAAGCAGTGATGATGCTGTTTATGCTTTTTGCTCTGTCGCGGCTCACCTTTTCTAAGGATACGGTCACGGCGACCCAAGGCGGGCTGATGACCGACCCTGAGTTTCGCATTGGCCTTCTTGTCGTTATTGGTGTGCCTTTGCTGCTTTTCGCCCGCCACTGGATCGGTGCGTTTGAGGTTGAGGTTGAGGTCGATGGTGCCCGCGCGCTTCAGGCGCTTTGGGGGGGGCTGTTTACGGTGCTATCCTTTCTCACGACCACCGGATTTGTGTCAGAGCATTGGTCCGATGCGCAGAGCTGGTCGGGCCTGCGTACGCCGGGCCTGGTTCTCATGGGGCTTGCGCTGATCGGCGGCGGGGTGGCCACCACGGCGGGCGGTGTGAAACTGCTGCGGGTATTCGCGCTCTATCAAAACGGCGTGCGCGAGATGGACCGTCTGGTCTATCCCAATTCCGTCAGCGGGGCCGGTGCGGCGGGGCGGCGGCTGCAAAGTAACGGCGCGTTCATCGCGTGGATTTTCTTCATGCTTTTTGCCATGTCGCTGGCTGGCGTCACCTTGCTACTGACCCTCACCGGTACGTCCTTTGATGCGGCTTTGGTCATGTCGGTCGCCACACTGTCCACAACCGGGCCGTTGATCGAACATGCCGCCGACACGCCCATTCGCCTGATTGAACTGGGGCTGGCCGCAAAAATCATTCTGAGCGGCGCAATGGTACTGGGGCGGCTCGAAACTTTGGCGATTATTGCGCTGATGACCCCGAATTTGTGGCGCGCCTGACACGTTTGTCCCCAGAACTGTCCTAGACCGCTGATATTGGGGCTGGAAACTCGCGCTTTCGCACTCCATACTTGGCTTAACGGGGGGGTCCGGTACGCGGACGCCAGCAAGAACAAAAGGCGAGACTACCATGGCGTCAGACAGACAGAACCTTCAGGATGCGTTCCTAAACCACGTCCGCAAGACCAAGGTCCCGGTAACCATTTTTCTGATCAATGGGGTTAAGCTGCAAGGCGTCATTACCTGGTTTGATAATTTTTGCGTTCTGCTGCGCCGTGATGGCCAATCGCAACTTGTCTACAAGCATGCGATTTCGACCATTATGCCAAGCCAGCCGATCAGCCTTTATGAGGGCGAAGACGCTTCTTGAGCCGTCCAACTTTTCAGATCGATAACAGCGACGGACCCCGCGTAACGCGCGCCTGGGTGCTGCATCCTGATATCAAAACCGATAACGACCGGCGCGCGCCAGAGCCCGCGCTGGCCGAAGCTGTGGCATTGGCCGAAGCACTTCCAGAGCTTGAGGTTGTGGGAGCCGAAGTCGTGCCCCTGCGCACCGTTCATGCCGGAATGTTGTTTGGCAAAGGCAAGATCGAAGAGCTTGAGCAGCGCATGAAGGCGGCGGAAGTCGAGCTTGTGTTGGTCGACGGCCCCGTCACGCCCGTGCAGCAGCGCAACCTTGAGAAGGCTTGGGGCGTCAAACTGCTTGACCGCACCGGGCTGATTCTCGAAATTTTTAGCGACCGTGCCGCCACCCGTGAAGGTGTGTTGCAGGTCGAAATGGCAGCATTGAACTATCAGCGTACACGTCTGGTGCGGGCTTGGACCCACCTTGAGCGTCAGCGGGGCGGTTTGGGCTTTGTTGGTGGTCCGGGGGAGACCCAGATCGAGGCTGACCGCCGCGCCATTGACGACCAATTGGTGCGCTTGCGCCGCCAGTTGGAAAAGGTCGTGAAAACCCGCGCTTTGCACCGCGCCGCGCGGGCCAAAGTGCCTTTTCCGATCGTCGCACTTGTGGGCTATACCAACGCCGGGAAATCCACGCTTTTCAACCGCTTGACTGGGGCGGAGGTCATGGCAAAAGACATGCTCTTTGCCACGCTAGACCCGACGATGCGCAGCCTTGTGCTGCCGGACGGGCCTGAGATCATTTTGAGCGATACTGTGGGCTTCATCTCTGATCTGCCGACCGAGCTTGTCGCTTCCTTCCGCGCCACGCTCGAAGAGGTGCTGGCCGCCGATATCATCTGCCACGTGCGCGATGTGTCCCACGCCGAGACCGAAGAACAGGCCCAAAACGTGCGCGATATCCTTGCATCCTTAGGCGTGCCGAAAGAGACCCGCAGCTTTGAGGTTTGGAACAAGCTCGACCTGCTGCCCGAAGACCGTGCCGATGCCATGCGTGCTCGCGCTGCGCGCAATGATGATTTGCTGGCGATTTCGGCCATCACCGGCGAAGGGCTAGAGGCGCTGCAAGAGACCATTGCCGAAGCGCTCCAAGGTGCGGTGCGCGAGGCGGTGCTGACCCTTGGCTTTTCCGACGGCAAAAAACGCGCCTGGCTGTTTGCGCAGGATGTGGTTGAGGGCGAACGTCAGACCGAAGACGGATTTGAAATCACCGTCCGTTGGTCCGCGCGGCAAGAGGCTGAATTTCAGCAGAATTGAGAGCGGTGGCGCACGCCGGGGCAGTTTTTTTGCCCGGCTGGGATCGAAATTTGTCCGCTGCGCCGCATATGGTGATGCGATCTTTTATGGAGCACGGCCATGACCCTCGTCATTCTTTATGCTTCCACTGTGGTTGTCTTTCTCGGGCTTGATTTCCTCGGCCTGACCTACCTCATCAAACCAGTGTTTGAGCGTGCCATCGGCGATTGGCTTTTGGATGAGTTTCGAGTCGCGCCCGCGCTGATCTTCTATGCTTTCTTTGTCGCGGTGGTGCTCTGGTTCGTATCGTGGCCTGCGATGGCGCAGGACCATTCGCTGCTTTGGGTCTTTGGCAACGCGCTGCTGATCGGCGCGATGGGCTATGGCACCTATGAATTCACCAATCTGGCGACGCTCAAAGATTGGACATGGGCCATGGTGGCGCGAGACTTTACGTGGGGGTCGCTGTTGACCGGCACGGCGGCAACAGCTGGTGTTGCGCTCACCCGCGCGCTGACCTAACGGCCGTTTTCGGTCGACCAGCGCCAAGCGCCCGGCTGCAGCCCGGCCAATTCCCAATCGCCTACGCTGGCGCGGATCAGCCTGAGCGTGGGCAGGTCCACATGCGCCGTCATGCGTCGCACCTGGCGGTTGCGCCCCTCGCGGATGGTGATGCGCAGCCAAGCGTCCGGCACCGTCTTGCGAAAACGCACCGGCGGGTCGCGCGGCCAGAGGGTCTCGGGCGCGTCGATCTGATCGACTTCAGCGGGTTTGGTAAGGCCGTCTTTCAGGTCCACACCCTTGCGTAGCGCCTCTAGCGCCGCAGCGTCCGGCGTGCCTTCGACCTGTACCAGATAGGTCTTGGGCCGTTTGTACTTGGGATGCGCGATGCGGGCCTGTAGCGGGCCGTGGTCGGTCAGCACCAGCAATCCTTCGCTGTCGCGGTCCAGCCGTCCAGCGGGGTAAAAACCCTTCTCGTCGATATAGGTCGACAGGGTTGGGCGGCTGCTGCCCTCGGTGCCCTTGTCGGTGAATTGCGATAGTACGCCGTAAGGTTTGTTCAGCAGGATTACGCGGGCGGTCATTGTGTAGGCTCCAAGCGGGTCACACCGACGGCAGCAGCGCGGGCCAATTCGGCGTCTAGCGACATCGGGATATATTCACCGCGCCGCCAGAGTTGCGCCATATCGTCATAATGGCGCGACAGGAAATGCCCCGATTGCCCGGTCGAGGTTACGAAAACCGAACTGTCGGGATCGGCAAAATCATAGACCCCGCGATAGCCCGCGCCATGCACGTTATAAAACGGGTCTTTCCCAGTGCCGCGGGTCAGCCCACGTTGCAGCGTGTTGTCTCCGCCCGAGGTCGATTGCCGGATGTTCACGAAGTAGCGCAACAGCGGCACCTCGCCCAGCACCGGGTGATCATGTGTCGCCTGATGCGCGTCGCCCCAGCGGAGGGATTCGAGCTGCGTGCCCCATGTCTCATTGATCCACAAAAGCGCGTCATCGAGCGCCAGTCGCGCCATATCGTGGCAGGTCTCAACCGGGGCGGATTGGCGCACGTCGCACCATTTTGAAGCGCCTTGCACATCGCGGAAGGCACGTTCGACAAAGAGCGGCTGAACGTGGGTGAAGTCCTCGGCCAAGGGGCCCAATTCGTCGCGGATCAGACGGTCCTGCAAGGCGCGGACCCACGCAGCATAGATCAGCGGTTCGGGCAGATGTTCGTTCATCTCTCCTGACCAGCCCGCCAGCAGGTCCAGCGCGCGCTGGCGTTGACGCTCTGGCGTGCCGTCGGGGGCGGCCTCTCCGGTGAACCACAGCTCGGCGCCGATTAGGGGCAAGAGAGCACGTGCGGTAGGGCTGACAGTATCAAGCTGCGCCTCGATGAAGCTGTCGCGGGTGTGGACCTCGCGGTTCTGCATCAAGCGTTGCCAGCGTTGCACCCGCTGCGTGTCGCCCCAGACGAAAGAGACATGATTGGGGAAGGGGCGGTCGACGGTCTTGTTGTTGGTGTTGCCCAAGATGCCGCCCGCCGGGGCGATGAATTCGGGGTTGGCGGTATAGGGCATCATGCCGTCCCAGCGGTTTTCGGCGATCCAGCCGGGGCTGGGCATGCGACCTTGGCTTTGATGCTGCGCATCGCGGCGCGGCAGGGCGCCGATGGTCTTCATGGCGATCGTGTCACGGTCCACCAGTGTGAGGTTTTGTGCGGGGGCGACATAGTCGGTCGCGGCGTTGATGGCCTGCTGTACCGATTTCGCACGCATCACCTTCATTGCGGCAGCGAGCGAGCTGTCGTCGTCGCGCAGCAGCGTCGAGGCGAGAGAGGCCACATGGCCCGCCGGTGTAATTTCGCCAAGGTTGTAGTGGCTGCTGGGAAGCACTGGGCCATTGTCCGTCCAGCGCAGTGTAACGGTCACGGGGTCGGCGTCTTTGATGTTGATGATTGAGGAGCGTTTGCGGAATTTCTTGAACCCATCCGGGGTGCGATATTCCTCGCTGTTGTCGGGGTTCAGCTCTTCAATATAGACGTCTTGGTCGTCGACATAGGCGGTGGTGAGCCCCCAGCCTAAATCGGCGCTGCGCCCTGTCAGGACCACCGGCATGCCGGGGATGGTGCCGCCGATGACGCCGCCGGTTTCAAGCTCCAGCCGGGCCAAATACCAGATCGCCGGGGCACTGAAGCCCAGATGCGGGTCATTGGCCAGAAGCGTGCCGCCCGCCGCTGAACGCGAAGGCGCCGCGGCCCAGGCGTTCGACGCCCCAGAAAAAGCTTGCGGTTTGAAGGGGGAGAGCGGATGGCCCGGATTGGACGTTGCAGAGGCAAAGTGCCGGGCATCGGGGAACAGGGCTGCATATTCGGGCAGAGCTGCGACGCCCGAGCCCGGCACATCGGGCAGAATGTCTTTCACTCTGTCTTCGTCGGTCAATGCCAAAGACACCCGGGCGCGCAGGACTTCGGCCTCAAGATGGCCAGACATTTGCAGCCCCATAAGCTTTGCAATGGCCAACGAATCCGCCGGGCGCCATGGGGCCATCGGGGCATTAAAGAGCCACATCTCAGGCGCGCCACGGCCAAGCGCTTCGGTGTTGATCTGGTCGAGGCGGGCGTTGATCCCCGCCGCATAGGCTTCCAGCGCGGCGTCGGTTTCGGGGTCTAACTGCTCGGCTGAACGTGTCGCAAGACGGTAGATGTCATAGCGCCGCATCAGCTTGTCGGTGGTGATCGTCGAGGTGCCGAAGACCTCCGACAGCCGCCCCTGGGCGGTGCGACGCAGAGTAATAAGTTGCCACAACCGGTCCTGTGCATGGGCGAAACCAAGCCCAAAGAAGACGTCTTCGTCCGTCTCGCCAAAAACATGCGGCACATTGGCGTTGTCGCGCACGACCTCAACAGGCGCGCTGACACCCCGCACCTGAACCGTATCGTCATAGTCGGGCAGAGAGCGTGCGGCGAACCAATAGACCAGCAGCAGCACCACGACGCTCAGTGTGATGAGAAACACCGCCAAACGGACAAGCCAGCGAAACATCAATGCCATCGGAAAGTCCTCGACTGGCGCGCAGATTGACCGGGGCGCGCAGGGTGGTAGGTGTAGTCACAGGCAATAACGCAACTGAATGATAAGGAAAAGCACATGGCAAAGCTCGCGTTTCTAGGACTGGGCGTCATGGGCGCCCCAATGGCAGGGCACCTGCAAAAGGCCGGCCACGATGTGACCGTCTATAACCGCACTGAAAGTAAAGCGCAGGACTGGGTAAAAACCTATGGCGGTGCTATGGCCAAGACCCCGCGCGAGGCGGCAAAGGATGCGGATTTTGTCATGTCCTGCGTGGGCAATGACGATGATCTGCGCTCAGTCTGTCTGGGAGATGAAGGCGCTTTTGGTGCTATGACGGCGGGGGCGATCTTTGTTGATCACACGACCGTTTCGGCGGCTGTCACCCGCGAGCTTTATGCCGCTGCCAATGACGCGCAGGTCAGCTTTGTCGACGCGCCGATCTCAGGCGGTCAGGCAGGAGCGGAAAACGGCCAACTGTCGGTGATGTGTGGCGGCGACAAAGCTGCGTTCGACCGCGCGCTGCCGATCATGGAGGTCTATTCCAAGATTTGCCGCCGCATTGGCGACAGCGGCGCGGGCCAGATGACCAAGATGTGCAACCAGATCGCCATTGCCGGGCTGGTGCAGGGGCTCTCCGAAGCGCTGCATTTTGCCGAGAAGGCGGGGCTTGATGGCCGCGCGGTGGTCGAGGTGATCAGTCAAGGCGCTGCGGGGTCTTGGCAGATGGCGAACCGCTACGAGACGATGCTGGATGATGAGTTCGAGCATGGTTTTGCCGTGGATTGGATGCGCAAGGACCTTGGCATTTGTTTGGACACAGCGGATGAAACGGGAGCGAGCCTGCCGGTCACGGCGCTGGTCGATCAGTTCTACAAAGACGTGCAAAAGCAGGGCGGTGGGCGTTGGGATACGTCGAGCCTGATCAAACGCTTGCGCGCGATGGGCTAAGCCTTACCGCAAAGGAAAAAGGGCAGCGCCGGTTAAGACTGGCGCTGCCCTTCAAAGACCATAGGTCGGCCCAGATTTAGGGGATGATCCGCGTGTATTTCGTGCCTTCCAGCGTCGCACCGATGCGCAGGCCTGCGCGGCCAAAGACCGCTGCCAGAACGGGGGCCATCACGGTTGTGGTATCGGCGCTCACGCTGTCACCTTTGTCGGAAATCACATATTCCAGACCGGCCCCAGCCGCCCAACCGGGCGAGGTGCGGAAATCGCGCAACGCGGGTTCAGTCATGAAAAACAGAACATGCGCGTATTGCTGTGCACCGATCTGCAACCCGCCTGAGGCTTTGGTTACCGAATAGTAATCCACCGTTACATTGTTCACGCGCAGCGCGCCGCGCCCGTATGCGCCGCCAAAGCCAAGACCCGCTTCGGTGACCAGCGGCATGACCAACATGCCGTTGGCCTTTTCGGCCAGTTGTCGCGTGTTAGGATAGCTGCGGTACATCTCGGCCAAAGTCGCGTCGACGCGCGCGTCGATCATGGCGCTGCCACGCCCGCCCACGCCGTTGCCGCATGCCGCGGTCACGCCAAGCGCCGAGAGGGCGCCCAAAGTCACGATGCGCCGGTTGTAAGTTTGCTTGCTCATTTTATCTGCCTGTATAAGATCGGTTGCCTGCCTGCCGGTTTTCCCAGCTTGAGCGCGAGATTACGCATAATCATGCGCTTTGTCATGTTGATTGGACCCTTTGCGCAGATTTACGCCCCTAGGTCACGCGTTTTTGGCCAAAAGCCGGGCAACATCGGGGGCAAAGTAGGTCAACACCCCATCACAGCCCGCGCGTTTGAAGGCCAAAAGGCTCTCCATCATCACCCGTTCGCCATCGACCCAGCCTTGATCCGCTGCACCGCGGATCATGCTATATTCGCCGGAAACCTGATAGGCGAAGGTCGGTGCGCCGAAGGCGTCTTTCACACGGCGGCAGATATCCAGGTAAGGCATGCCGGGTTTTACCATGACCATATCCGCGCCCTCAGACAGATCGCGCGCCACTAGCCGGAGCGCTTCATCGCTGTTGGCGGGATCCATCTGATAGGTCTTCTTATCGCCCGTGAGTGCCGAGGAGGCACCCACGGCATCGCGGAACGGCCCGTAGAAAGCACTGGCGTATTTGGCGGCATAGCTCAGGATCATGACATCGTGGTGCCCAGCCTTTTCAAGGGCTTCGCGGATCGCGCCGATGCGGCCATCCATCATGTCCGAGGGGCCGATGATATCCGCCCCGGCTTCGGCCTGGGCCAGCGCCATTTTGACCAGCGCCTCAACCGTGCGGTCATTCACGATGATGCCGTCTTCGACAAAACCGTCATGGCCGTTGATGTTATAGGTATCCAGCGCCACATCGGTCATCACCACCATGTCAGGCAGCGCCTGCTTAATCGCGGCAATCGCGCGGTTGGTGGCATTCTGCGGATCCCACGCGCGGGCGCAATCCTCGGTACGGTCTTCGGGGCCGGTATAGGGAAAGACGCAGACCGCGCCGATACCCAACTCAGCCGCCTCGCGCACTGCCTCGACCAGCTTATCGACCGAACGGCGCATGACGCCGGGCATGGAAGGGATCGGCTCTTCCACGCCTTCACCGTCGCGCACGAACACCGGCCAGATCAGATCGCCCAGTTGCAGGTTATTCTCGCGCACCAGCGCGCGAATACCGGCGTTGGCACGGGTGCGGCGCAGACGTGTCGCGGGGAAGGGGGCTTGAACGGGTTGCATCAATTTTACCTCAGAATGGCTTGGCACGGGCTTGCCATGTATTTTTGAACGCCTCAACCCTATGAATTGCCGCACCGGACAGCTAAGAGATGCGAACTTAATTTTCGGACGAGCACGCCTTGGACTGGTATCAGACCCTTTTCGAAATGATCGACATGCGCTCTTTCTCGAACCTTTGGTTCTGGATCGCGCTGGCGGTGATGTGGTCCACGGCAAGCCATTGGGTGCTGGGCGTGCCCTTTGACATGGTGTT
Protein-coding sequences here:
- a CDS encoding penicillin acylase family protein translates to MALMFRWLVRLAVFLITLSVVVLLLVYWFAARSLPDYDDTVQVRGVSAPVEVVRDNANVPHVFGETDEDVFFGLGFAHAQDRLWQLITLRRTAQGRLSEVFGTSTITTDKLMRRYDIYRLATRSAEQLDPETDAALEAYAAGINARLDQINTEALGRGAPEMWLFNAPMAPWRPADSLAIAKLMGLQMSGHLEAEVLRARVSLALTDEDRVKDILPDVPGSGVAALPEYAALFPDARHFASATSNPGHPLSPFKPQAFSGASNAWAAAPSRSAAGGTLLANDPHLGFSAPAIWYLARLELETGGVIGGTIPGMPVVLTGRSADLGWGLTTAYVDDQDVYIEELNPDNSEEYRTPDGFKKFRKRSSIINIKDADPVTVTLRWTDNGPVLPSSHYNLGEITPAGHVASLASTLLRDDDSSLAAAMKVMRAKSVQQAINAATDYVAPAQNLTLVDRDTIAMKTIGALPRRDAQHQSQGRMPSPGWIAENRWDGMMPYTANPEFIAPAGGILGNTNNKTVDRPFPNHVSFVWGDTQRVQRWQRLMQNREVHTRDSFIEAQLDTVSPTARALLPLIGAELWFTGEAAPDGTPERQRQRALDLLAGWSGEMNEHLPEPLIYAAWVRALQDRLIRDELGPLAEDFTHVQPLFVERAFRDVQGASKWCDVRQSAPVETCHDMARLALDDALLWINETWGTQLESLRWGDAHQATHDHPVLGEVPLLRYFVNIRQSTSGGDNTLQRGLTRGTGKDPFYNVHGAGYRGVYDFADPDSSVFVTSTGQSGHFLSRHYDDMAQLWRRGEYIPMSLDAELARAAAVGVTRLEPTQ
- the hflX gene encoding GTPase HflX, with protein sequence MSRPTFQIDNSDGPRVTRAWVLHPDIKTDNDRRAPEPALAEAVALAEALPELEVVGAEVVPLRTVHAGMLFGKGKIEELEQRMKAAEVELVLVDGPVTPVQQRNLEKAWGVKLLDRTGLILEIFSDRAATREGVLQVEMAALNYQRTRLVRAWTHLERQRGGLGFVGGPGETQIEADRRAIDDQLVRLRRQLEKVVKTRALHRAARAKVPFPIVALVGYTNAGKSTLFNRLTGAEVMAKDMLFATLDPTMRSLVLPDGPEIILSDTVGFISDLPTELVASFRATLEEVLAADIICHVRDVSHAETEEQAQNVRDILASLGVPKETRSFEVWNKLDLLPEDRADAMRARAARNDDLLAISAITGEGLEALQETIAEALQGAVREAVLTLGFSDGKKRAWLFAQDVVEGERQTEDGFEITVRWSARQEAEFQQN
- a CDS encoding lipid-binding SYLF domain-containing protein; its protein translation is MSKQTYNRRIVTLGALSALGVTAACGNGVGGRGSAMIDARVDATLAEMYRSYPNTRQLAEKANGMLVMPLVTEAGLGFGGAYGRGALRVNNVTVDYYSVTKASGGLQIGAQQYAHVLFFMTEPALRDFRTSPGWAAGAGLEYVISDKGDSVSADTTTVMAPVLAAVFGRAGLRIGATLEGTKYTRIIP
- the hfq gene encoding RNA chaperone Hfq, with product MASDRQNLQDAFLNHVRKTKVPVTIFLINGVKLQGVITWFDNFCVLLRRDGQSQLVYKHAISTIMPSQPISLYEGEDAS
- the hemB gene encoding porphobilinogen synthase, with amino-acid sequence MQPVQAPFPATRLRRTRANAGIRALVRENNLQLGDLIWPVFVRDGEGVEEPIPSMPGVMRRSVDKLVEAVREAAELGIGAVCVFPYTGPEDRTEDCARAWDPQNATNRAIAAIKQALPDMVVMTDVALDTYNINGHDGFVEDGIIVNDRTVEALVKMALAQAEAGADIIGPSDMMDGRIGAIREALEKAGHHDVMILSYAAKYASAFYGPFRDAVGASSALTGDKKTYQMDPANSDEALRLVARDLSEGADMVMVKPGMPYLDICRRVKDAFGAPTFAYQVSGEYSMIRGAADQGWVDGERVMMESLLAFKRAGCDGVLTYFAPDVARLLAKNA
- a CDS encoding DUF2177 family protein; the protein is MTLVILYASTVVVFLGLDFLGLTYLIKPVFERAIGDWLLDEFRVAPALIFYAFFVAVVLWFVSWPAMAQDHSLLWVFGNALLIGAMGYGTYEFTNLATLKDWTWAMVARDFTWGSLLTGTAATAGVALTRALT
- a CDS encoding NAD(P)-dependent oxidoreductase encodes the protein MAKLAFLGLGVMGAPMAGHLQKAGHDVTVYNRTESKAQDWVKTYGGAMAKTPREAAKDADFVMSCVGNDDDLRSVCLGDEGAFGAMTAGAIFVDHTTVSAAVTRELYAAANDAQVSFVDAPISGGQAGAENGQLSVMCGGDKAAFDRALPIMEVYSKICRRIGDSGAGQMTKMCNQIAIAGLVQGLSEALHFAEKAGLDGRAVVEVISQGAAGSWQMANRYETMLDDEFEHGFAVDWMRKDLGICLDTADETGASLPVTALVDQFYKDVQKQGGGRWDTSSLIKRLRAMG
- the trkA gene encoding Trk system potassium transporter TrkA; this encodes MKIIICGAGQVGWQIARHLSGERNDVTVVDSNAELIRRATDTLDVQGIAGFASYPDVLDRAGARDAEMIIAATHSDEVNMVTCQVAHSVFGINRKIARLRSQSYLDAIYSDLYRRDHMPIDVVISPEKEVATAALQRLSAPAAFDTEIFMDGQAQLLGINIDSDCPVVNTPLRQLTDLFSTLRAVVVGVRRDGTLFAPEAKDQLFVGDDCYVFSHHDDIARTMEIFGKQTTKQERVVLVGGGNVGLTVAQHLEAGPLRVRTKMIEKNRKSAERAAEALERTIVLHGDGLDAALLAEAGISRADAMLAVTDDDKTNMLSCVRAKAEGCPYVIALINDPTLVPLMTHLGIDAYINPRATTVSSILRHIRHGRVRAVYSIGDAEAEVIEAEVLSTSPLAGKKVSDIDFPEGVLIGMLRKEGKVIRPMGSTRIDEGDVVALFALAEDVPRVEQLLQVSIDFF
- a CDS encoding TrkH family potassium uptake protein — protein: MTQPTSIRPTGNRPTGIRREIVQLPLFLQLFGVSAVSMILPSIHGLVVNDHLASRAFLYAGLLGLVAFTLIAIAHAGRKPLDGALGPLLSLLSAFVFLPVFFAVPFLEALPTTRFVNVYFEMVSALTTTGATMFENPARLSNTLHLWRAQVGWMGGLLMWVTASAILAPLHLGGFEVTAQAEPGRPDDRMGARMGKITPRQRLLRTTQALLPIYTGLTLLLWLLLVIGGETALVALCHAMSVMATSGISPIGGVDNAQIGVSGEAVMMLFMLFALSRLTFSKDTVTATQGGLMTDPEFRIGLLVVIGVPLLLFARHWIGAFEVEVEVDGARALQALWGGLFTVLSFLTTTGFVSEHWSDAQSWSGLRTPGLVLMGLALIGGGVATTAGGVKLLRVFALYQNGVREMDRLVYPNSVSGAGAAGRRLQSNGAFIAWIFFMLFAMSLAGVTLLLTLTGTSFDAALVMSVATLSTTGPLIEHAADTPIRLIELGLAAKIILSGAMVLGRLETLAIIALMTPNLWRA
- a CDS encoding pseudouridine synthase, producing MTARVILLNKPYGVLSQFTDKGTEGSSRPTLSTYIDEKGFYPAGRLDRDSEGLLVLTDHGPLQARIAHPKYKRPKTYLVQVEGTPDAAALEALRKGVDLKDGLTKPAEVDQIDAPETLWPRDPPVRFRKTVPDAWLRITIREGRNRQVRRMTAHVDLPTLRLIRASVGDWELAGLQPGAWRWSTENGR